In Ascaphus truei isolate aAscTru1 chromosome 7, aAscTru1.hap1, whole genome shotgun sequence, one genomic interval encodes:
- the HSPE1 gene encoding 10 kDa heat shock protein, mitochondrial translates to MAGQAFKRFLPLFDRVLVERFAAETVTKGGIMLPEKSQGKVLQATVVAIGGGSKGKNGDIQPVSVKVGDKILLPEYGGTKVVLEDQDYFLFRDGDILGRYTE, encoded by the exons ATG gcAGGTCAAGCCTTCAAAAGATTTCTTCCATTATTTGATCGCGTTCTCGTTGAGCGATTTGCTGCAGAAACTGTAACCAAAGGAGGAATTATGCTTCCAGAAAAATCTCAAGGGAAAGTGCTTCAAGCAACAGTTGTAGCTATTGGAGGAGGATCCAAAGGGAAG AATGGAGATATTCAACCAGTTAGTGTAAAAGTTGGTGACAAAATCTTACTGCCTGAATATGGAGGTACCAAGGTTGTACTAGAAGACCAG GACTATTTCTTATTCAGAGATGGTGATATTCTAGGAAGATATACGGAGTAA
- the HSPD1 gene encoding 60 kDa heat shock protein, mitochondrial encodes MLRLPTILRQVRPVSRILASCPTRGYAKEVKFGAEARALMLQGVDLLADAVAVTMGPKGRNVIIEQSWGSPKVTKDGVTVAKAIDLKDKYKNIGARLVQDVANNTNEEAGDGTTTATVLARSIAKEGFEKISKGANPIEIRRGVMLAVDAVITELKKQSKPVTTPEEIAQVATISANGDQEIGRIISDAMKKVGRNGVITVKDGKTLHDELEIIEGMKFDRGYISPYFINTAKGQKCEFQDAYLLLSEKKISSVQSIVPALEIANTHRKPLVIIAEDVDGEALSTLVLNRLKVGLQVVAVKAPGFGDNRKNQLKDLAISSGAAVFGEEGIGLNIEDIQPHDFGKVGEIIVTKDDTMVLKGKGDKALIEKRIHEIQEQLESTSSEYEKEKLNERLAKLSDGVAVLKVGGTSDVEVNEKKDRVSDALNATRAAVEEGIVLGGGCALLRCIPALDTLIPANEDQKIGIEIIRRTLKIPAMTIAKNAGVEGSLIVEKILQSPVEIGYDAMLGEFVNMVEKGIIDPTKVVRTALMDAAGVASLLTTAEAVVTEIPKEEKDGGGMGGMGGMGGMGGMGGGMF; translated from the exons ATGCTGCGTTTACCAACCATCCTACGTCAAGTGAGGCCGGTGTCCAGAATATTGGCATCTTGTCCAACACGGGGTTATGCTAAAGAGGTCAAATTTGGGGCTGAAGCCAGGGCACTTATGCTTCAAGGTGTCGATCTTTTGGCAGATGCAGTGGCTGTAACAATGGGACCAAAG GGGAGAAATGTTATCATTGAACAAAGCTGGGGAAGCCCTAAAGTGACTAAAGATGGTGTAACTGTTGCAAAAGCAATCGATTTGAAAGACAAATACAAAAACATTGGCGCTAGGCTAGTTCAAGATGTAGCTAATAACACAAATGAAGAAGCAGGAGATGGAACTACCACAGCAACTGTTCTTGCACGATCAATTGCTAAGGAGGGCTTTGAAAAAATCAGCAAAGGAGCAAATCCAATAGAAATCCGAAGAG GTGTGATGCTGGCAGTAGATGCAGTTATTACAGAGTTAAAGAAGCAGTCCAAACCTGTTACAACACCAGAAGAGATAGCTCAG GTCGCTACCATATCGGCAAATGGAGATCAAGAAATTGGCAGAATAATTTCAGACGCAATGAAAAAAGTTGGACGTAATGGTGTTATTACGGTTAAG GATGGCAAAACACTTCACGATGAGTTGGAGATAATTGAAGGGATGAAATTTGACAGAGGTTATATTTCTCCATACTTCATCAACACTGCTAAAG GTCAGAAATGTGAATTCCAAGATGCTTATCTTCTACTTAGTGAAAAAAAGATTTCCAGTGTTCAGTCTATTGTACCCGCTCTCGAAATTGCTAATACTCACCGCAAACCCCTGGTTATAATAGCTGAAGATGTTGATGGGGAGGCTTTAAGCACACTGGTTTTAAACAG ATTAAAAGTTGGCCTTCAGGTGGTTGCTGTAAAAGCTCCAGGTTTTGGAGATAACAGAAAGAACCAGCTTAAGGATTTGGCCATTTCATCCGGTGCAGCG GTATTTGGGGAGGAAGGAATCGGCTTGAACATTGAAGATATTCAGCCCCATGACTTTGGTAAAGTAGGAGAAATTATTGTCACTAAAGATGACACCATGGTGTTAAAAGGAAAGGGTGACAAAGCCCTGATTGAGAAACGTATCCATGAAATTCAGGAACAGTTGGAATCTACAAGCAGTGAATATGAGAAGGAGAAGTTAAATGAGAGACTTGCTAAGCTTTCTGATGGTGTTGCTGTACTAAAG GTTGGTGGAACTAGTGATGTTGAAGTAAATGAGAAGAAAGACAGAGTATCTGATGCATTAAATGCAACGCGTGCTGCTGTAGAAGAAGGAATCGTTCTTGGAGGTGGTTGTGCCTTGCTCCGTTGTATCCCAGCACTAGACACTCTTATCCCAGCCAACGAAGACCAAAAAATTG GCATTGAAATCATAAGGCGGACACTGAAGATTCCAGCAATGACCATCGCTAAGAATGCAGGTGTTGAGGGATCATTGATTGTGGAGAAAATCCTGCAGAGCCCTGTTGAAATTGGATATGATGCAATGCTTGGAGAATTTGTAAATATGGTAGAAAAAGGAATAATTGACCCCACAAAG GTTGTAAGGACTGCTTTAATGGATGCTGCAGGTGTAGCTTCTCTCCTAACCACAGCAGAAGCTGTTGTAACAGAAATTCCAAAGGAAGAGAAAGATGGCGGAGGGATGGGGGgcatgggagggatggggggcatGGGTGGCATGGGAGGTGGAATGTTCTAA